GCCGTCATCGAAGATCACGGGCGGTTGCTGATCGCCCGCCGGTGGGACGACGCGGTCCTGGGCGGGTACTGGGAGTTTCCCGGCGGCAAGCGCAGACCCGGTGAAACGTTGATCGCCTGCCTGCACCGCGAAGTGGAGGAAGAGGTCGGCGTCGCGATCACGGTCGGCGACGTGATCGAGCGCGTCGCGCACAGATATGCACACGGCGCGGTGGAAATCAGTTTTTTTCGCGGGACGTTGACCTCCGGTGCGCCGACGGCCCGCGGTTGTGCCGAGGTGCGTTGGGTCTCGGCGTCCGAGCTGGCGCAGTACCGCTTCCCCCC
The sequence above is a segment of the Nitrospirota bacterium genome. Coding sequences within it:
- a CDS encoding (deoxy)nucleoside triphosphate pyrophosphohydrolase — protein: MSPADDPAPVEIAAAVIEDHGRLLIARRWDDAVLGGYWEFPGGKRRPGETLIACLHREVEEEVGVAITVGDVIERVAHRYAHGAVEISFFRGTLTSGAPTARGCAEVRWVSASELAQYRFPPANQAVIRRLAGR